A region of Streptomyces deccanensis DNA encodes the following proteins:
- a CDS encoding FtsK/SpoIIIE domain-containing protein, translating into MSASIVLAFGLAVLAWVLVVGDLVRRHRPLWHWFLAGYPVTACRVMFTWRKVAMLNDLTISKRPPRGLLGDVVVKGDPLRPIAPRISFPRATRMGLTVLVRLHAGQTPATYLKAADALVHAWRVHAVRVTSPERGLVLLTATASDPLARPGLATAPAALLSALIGALESGGAWVMDLRLVPHWLITGATRSGKSTLLARLIAQLAPQPVALVGIDCKGGMELGLFGGRLSAIATCRREAVAVLSTLVVDMQDRMAACRSAGVRSIWELPEKLRPVPVVVIVDEIAELYLSDGTRESKAEAEQCSTLLLRLAQLGAALGLHLVVAGQRVGSDLGPGVTALRAQLGGRICHRVNDPGTAEMTLGDLNKDAVAVAQSITAEEQGVAVCTAPDGGWSRARSHLTTTEQAVSTARKHAEMVPELPALGRALAALEGDDK; encoded by the coding sequence ATGAGCGCTTCCATCGTGCTCGCCTTCGGGCTCGCCGTACTGGCGTGGGTGCTTGTCGTGGGTGACCTGGTGCGTCGGCACCGTCCCCTCTGGCACTGGTTCCTGGCCGGCTATCCGGTGACCGCCTGCCGGGTGATGTTCACCTGGCGCAAGGTCGCCATGCTCAATGACCTCACCATCTCCAAGCGTCCGCCGCGCGGGCTGCTCGGGGACGTGGTGGTCAAGGGTGATCCACTGCGGCCGATCGCTCCGAGGATCTCCTTCCCGCGTGCCACCCGCATGGGCCTGACCGTCCTTGTACGGCTGCACGCGGGGCAGACCCCGGCGACGTATCTGAAAGCGGCGGACGCGCTCGTGCACGCCTGGCGTGTGCACGCGGTGCGGGTCACCTCGCCGGAACGCGGCCTCGTGCTCCTGACAGCGACCGCATCCGATCCGCTGGCCCGGCCCGGCTTAGCAACCGCGCCCGCTGCCCTGCTGTCCGCCCTCATCGGTGCACTGGAAAGCGGTGGCGCCTGGGTGATGGACCTGCGGCTCGTCCCGCACTGGCTCATCACGGGGGCGACCCGGTCGGGCAAGTCCACCCTGCTGGCCCGGCTCATCGCTCAACTCGCACCGCAACCCGTCGCCCTGGTCGGCATCGACTGCAAGGGCGGTATGGAACTCGGCCTGTTCGGTGGACGGTTGAGCGCCATCGCGACCTGCCGCCGCGAAGCGGTCGCCGTCCTCAGCACACTCGTCGTCGACATGCAGGACCGCATGGCGGCCTGCCGGTCGGCCGGCGTCCGCTCCATCTGGGAACTACCCGAAAAGCTCCGGCCCGTCCCGGTCGTAGTCATCGTCGACGAGATCGCAGAGCTGTACCTCTCGGACGGCACCCGCGAGAGCAAGGCAGAAGCCGAACAGTGCTCCACGCTCCTGTTACGCCTGGCCCAGCTCGGGGCCGCGCTCGGCCTGCACCTGGTCGTCGCCGGGCAACGCGTCGGCTCCGACCTCGGGCCCGGCGTCACCGCCCTGCGGGCGCAACTCGGCGGCCGGATCTGCCACCGGGTCAACGACCCCGGCACGGCCGAGATGACCTTGGGCGACCTGAACAAGGACGCCGTGGCCGTCGCTCAGTCGATCACTGCAGAGGAACAGGGCGTGGCCGTCTGCACCGCCCCTGACGGCGGCTGGAGTCGCGCCCGCTCCCACCTCACGACGACCGAACAAGCCGTGTCGACCGCCCGAAAGCACGCGGAAATGGTCCCGGAACTGCCCGCCCTCGGCCGCGCTCTGGCGGCACTGGAAGGAGACGACAAGTGA
- a CDS encoding aminoglycoside phosphotransferase family protein translates to MAFDAARSEEGFTSAGATRVMVAACRAAGLYDRDAELIRLGENALFRLASAPVIVRVARGREWLPKARTEVAVSRWLAEEGFPAARIVGDLEQPLMIDGHPVTFWHLIVEGDRKATYGELGGILRDLHSLTVPEGLELPSFDPFDKQELRLDRALIPEDDKVFLRKRWRELRDKYAELRFETPKGPVHGDAHVQNLMVDDQGHVILIDFEAFCFDHPEWDLMVTAVEHHSLGWQTNAQYADFVAAYGRDLYDWHGYETLRGLQEFGMTTWLMQNVQEDEKTAAEYRRRIAGLRNDDAPRDWRPW, encoded by the coding sequence ATGGCGTTTGACGCTGCTCGATCGGAAGAGGGGTTCACGTCGGCGGGGGCTACGCGGGTGATGGTCGCCGCGTGCCGGGCGGCGGGGCTCTACGACAGAGACGCGGAGTTGATCAGGCTCGGGGAGAACGCGTTGTTCCGGCTGGCTTCGGCGCCGGTGATCGTGCGCGTGGCTCGTGGGCGGGAGTGGCTGCCCAAGGCACGTACAGAGGTGGCCGTTTCGCGGTGGCTGGCTGAGGAAGGGTTCCCCGCGGCGCGCATCGTCGGGGATCTTGAGCAGCCGCTCATGATCGATGGTCACCCCGTGACCTTCTGGCATCTGATCGTCGAAGGTGATCGGAAGGCGACCTACGGGGAGCTGGGGGGCATCCTTCGGGATCTGCACTCCCTGACGGTGCCTGAGGGGCTTGAGCTGCCTTCGTTCGACCCCTTCGACAAGCAAGAGCTGCGGTTGGACCGGGCCTTGATTCCAGAGGATGACAAGGTCTTTCTGCGGAAGCGTTGGCGGGAGCTGCGGGACAAGTACGCCGAGCTGCGGTTCGAGACGCCCAAGGGCCCTGTGCATGGGGATGCTCACGTGCAGAACCTCATGGTGGACGACCAGGGGCACGTGATCCTGATCGACTTCGAGGCCTTCTGCTTCGATCACCCGGAGTGGGATCTGATGGTCACGGCTGTTGAGCACCACAGTCTTGGATGGCAGACCAACGCTCAGTACGCCGACTTCGTGGCTGCGTACGGGCGGGACCTGTACGACTGGCATGGCTACGAGACGCTGCGTGGCCTGCAAGAGTTCGGGATGACGACGTGGCTCATGCAGAACGTGCAGGAGGACGAGAAGACGGCGGCTGAGTATCGCCGGCGCATCGCTGGTCTGCGCAATGACGATGCGCCTCGGGACTGGCGTCCCTGGTAG
- a CDS encoding replication initiator: MRQLPETDRDAIRLTQDPQFARWLDQVTATGGCAHPVHLSGSTTTLDGTTGEILYHYDTRNEPGERLLVRCRNRRATVCAPCSRLHAGDTFHLVRAGLTGGKNVPATVRHRPRLFITLTAPSFGPVHRTGDDRCRPRRDRGTCEHGRPSGCAAVHAPDSPAVGQPLCTDCYDYAAHVLWHAHAGKLWDRFVIGVRRHLATSAGLVQSRFADHARLSFARVAEYQRRAAVHVHAVVRLDGPAGPSDEPPGWGTADHIADAVRASAKRVLVRTPYSPAVGELALRWGTQIDVRPLHADGDAPADDAVAAYVAKYVTKGASETGAGTDHKLSTCDDIDMAPVSSHIRTLMRTCWHLGGLPEYAPLHLRAWAHTVGYRGHILTKSRAYSTTYAALRADRAEHLGHDIPSGTTVTDAHWRYVGSGHSPGAALIAAGVAADLAHARELAREDSRTRMVMPSE, translated from the coding sequence CTGCGTCAGCTCCCCGAAACAGATCGCGATGCAATCCGCCTCACCCAAGATCCCCAGTTCGCCCGCTGGCTGGACCAGGTCACCGCAACCGGTGGCTGCGCCCACCCCGTCCACCTCTCCGGCTCAACCACCACCCTGGACGGCACGACCGGCGAGATCCTGTACCACTACGACACTCGCAACGAACCCGGCGAACGCCTCCTCGTCCGCTGCCGCAACAGACGCGCAACCGTCTGCGCCCCGTGCTCCCGACTCCACGCAGGCGACACTTTCCACCTCGTCCGCGCGGGTCTTACCGGCGGCAAGAACGTCCCGGCCACAGTCCGCCATCGTCCCCGGCTCTTCATCACCCTCACTGCTCCCTCCTTCGGCCCGGTCCACCGCACCGGAGACGACCGATGCCGTCCCCGCCGTGACCGCGGCACCTGCGAACACGGGCGTCCCTCGGGCTGTGCTGCCGTCCACGCCCCGGACTCTCCTGCCGTCGGTCAACCGCTCTGCACCGACTGCTACGACTACGCAGCCCATGTCCTGTGGCACGCGCACGCGGGCAAATTGTGGGATCGCTTCGTCATCGGCGTGAGGCGACACCTCGCCACCTCGGCGGGTCTCGTACAGTCCCGCTTTGCCGACCACGCCCGGCTGTCCTTCGCCCGCGTCGCCGAGTACCAGAGGCGGGCGGCCGTCCACGTGCACGCCGTCGTCCGCCTCGACGGCCCCGCCGGACCCAGCGACGAACCTCCGGGCTGGGGCACCGCCGACCACATCGCCGACGCTGTACGGGCCTCCGCGAAGAGGGTCCTCGTGCGCACTCCCTACAGTCCCGCCGTCGGCGAACTCGCCCTCCGCTGGGGCACCCAGATCGACGTACGTCCCCTGCACGCCGATGGCGACGCGCCCGCAGACGATGCTGTAGCCGCGTATGTCGCCAAGTACGTCACCAAAGGAGCGAGCGAGACGGGCGCCGGCACCGACCACAAGCTCTCCACCTGCGACGACATCGACATGGCACCCGTGAGCAGCCACATCCGCACCCTCATGCGTACGTGCTGGCACCTCGGCGGCCTCCCCGAGTACGCACCCCTGCACCTACGCGCCTGGGCCCACACCGTCGGCTACCGCGGCCACATCCTCACCAAGTCCCGTGCCTACTCGACGACGTACGCGGCCCTGCGGGCAGACCGGGCCGAACACCTCGGCCACGACATCCCGTCGGGCACCACGGTCACTGATGCGCACTGGCGCTACGTCGGGTCCGGGCATTCTCCGGGCGCTGCGCTGATCGCTGCTGGTGTTGCGGCTGACCTTGCCCATGCACGCGAGTTGGCTCGGGAGGATTCCCGCACGCGGATGGTGATGCCGTCTGAGTAG
- a CDS encoding ATP-binding protein, with protein sequence METQQSKRLANASEVPPPRRRSAHDPSTGHFRALTLFAESPDCVKATRDLVRSYLETWKLPHAVDDSVLIVSELVGNVVHHAVPDERLTLPGAARRIDVSLMTYPELLIIGVGDEDSTPPELAAGEFISPELAGDFSEALLPDRGRGLLIVQRLADAVWWSPRSGGGKHVWARLDLERLWSERWG encoded by the coding sequence GTGGAAACGCAGCAGAGCAAACGCTTGGCGAATGCCTCGGAGGTGCCTCCCCCGCGCCGCCGCTCGGCACACGACCCGTCCACTGGTCACTTCCGGGCGCTGACGCTCTTCGCCGAGTCACCGGACTGCGTCAAGGCCACGCGGGACCTGGTCCGCTCCTACCTGGAGACCTGGAAGTTGCCGCACGCGGTCGACGACTCGGTACTCATCGTGTCCGAGCTGGTCGGCAACGTCGTCCATCACGCGGTGCCGGACGAACGGCTCACGCTGCCGGGTGCTGCACGGCGTATCGATGTGTCGCTGATGACGTACCCGGAGCTGTTGATCATCGGCGTCGGTGATGAGGATTCGACTCCGCCTGAACTGGCGGCGGGTGAGTTCATCTCGCCCGAGTTGGCTGGTGACTTCTCCGAGGCGCTGCTGCCGGATCGGGGCCGTGGGCTGCTGATCGTTCAGCGCCTGGCTGACGCGGTGTGGTGGTCGCCCCGGAGCGGCGGGGGCAAGCACGTGTGGGCCCGCCTGGACCTTGAGCGGCTCTGGTCCGAGAGGTGGGGCTGA
- a CDS encoding sporulation protein — MSREPNAQLIAVMDAAGVSNKGLAKRMRDAAAQRGIPLGTTHVAVQRWRDGAGIQPQTAAIAADVLSTKLGRLITPGDLGFFGPSRTPAAQPISYPSDVSDVLSVLGELADERVEAPAGDALPVADADLSSAVLSWMIGRPDGVQADRPGHQRVGMRDVRAIRDAADMFMQLDFKYGGGHGHKALRHYFRHEVLPLLDTSYSEKVGTALFGAAAEVSQLLAWTAYDTGNHRLAHRYLTSTLRLSQVIDDRMFGSRILGNLSHQANYLGNHAQAIQLARAAVEGAKGRATPRAMALNSAMEARALSNAGDPVAAGRAMNEAERHFERADGAEDPLWLGYFDSAELMGEISHCFRDLKMRRESLQAAQRAVDDTDPKYARTLGFCRMVLAQSHLLNGELEAAVTTASLAVDGGDSLQSSRFQRYVTDFQAEVSIHAANPVVAAFNDQVQDALARLEDDDE, encoded by the coding sequence ATGAGCCGAGAGCCGAACGCGCAGTTGATCGCCGTCATGGACGCGGCTGGAGTCTCGAACAAGGGTCTCGCCAAGCGGATGCGCGATGCCGCAGCGCAACGGGGCATCCCTCTCGGGACGACTCATGTCGCCGTGCAGCGATGGCGAGACGGCGCAGGCATCCAGCCCCAGACAGCAGCGATCGCAGCCGACGTGCTCAGCACCAAGTTAGGGCGCCTCATCACACCCGGCGATCTGGGATTCTTCGGCCCGTCCCGCACGCCTGCTGCCCAGCCGATCAGCTACCCGAGCGATGTCAGCGACGTTCTCTCCGTACTGGGGGAACTTGCCGACGAACGAGTCGAGGCACCTGCCGGCGATGCCCTGCCTGTCGCGGATGCTGATCTCAGTTCAGCCGTCTTGTCGTGGATGATCGGGCGTCCCGACGGCGTCCAGGCCGACAGGCCAGGTCACCAGCGGGTCGGGATGCGTGACGTGCGCGCGATCAGAGACGCAGCCGACATGTTCATGCAGCTCGACTTCAAGTACGGCGGAGGCCACGGTCACAAGGCGCTGCGCCACTACTTCCGCCACGAAGTCCTGCCCCTACTGGACACCAGCTACAGCGAGAAGGTGGGCACCGCGCTGTTCGGTGCCGCCGCCGAGGTGTCCCAGTTGCTCGCATGGACCGCTTACGACACCGGAAACCACCGACTCGCGCACCGCTATCTCACCTCCACGCTGCGCCTGTCGCAGGTCATCGACGACCGCATGTTCGGCTCCCGCATACTCGGCAACCTCAGCCACCAGGCCAACTACCTAGGCAACCACGCCCAAGCCATCCAGCTTGCCCGCGCAGCCGTCGAAGGCGCCAAGGGCCGGGCAACCCCACGAGCCATGGCGCTCAACTCAGCGATGGAGGCCCGCGCACTGTCGAATGCAGGCGACCCAGTCGCGGCCGGCCGCGCGATGAACGAAGCAGAGCGCCACTTCGAGCGTGCCGACGGAGCCGAGGACCCGCTATGGCTCGGATACTTCGACTCCGCCGAACTCATGGGCGAGATCTCCCACTGCTTCCGAGATCTCAAGATGCGCCGCGAGTCGCTCCAGGCCGCACAGCGCGCGGTCGACGACACCGACCCAAAGTACGCCCGCACCCTCGGGTTCTGCCGCATGGTGCTCGCCCAGAGCCACCTACTGAACGGCGAGCTGGAGGCCGCCGTCACAACCGCCAGCCTGGCCGTCGACGGCGGAGACAGCCTCCAATCCTCCCGCTTCCAGCGCTACGTCACCGACTTCCAGGCCGAGGTGAGCATCCACGCAGCAAACCCGGTCGTGGCCGCCTTCAACGACCAGGTGCAAGACGCACTCGCCCGCCTGGAAGACGACGACGAGTAG
- a CDS encoding GntR family transcriptional regulator translates to MTEIQRPGALYQQVAAAIREAILSGEFAPASLLPSEAQLMARYQVSRPTVRNAIAALRAEGLIDVRHGKGSFVRSEPQPVVSLSGHVGRTPEARFVLHGVATWEQAEEPSTYRTHATEATAHLLELEAEEALFGCDRLLTDPATGTRAMHRTLIPFATADAVPDLAEAPETEPATVYAMLAKVGHELWWSETVRARMPLPDERTALRLPDATPVLHLSRVTCGTDDTPLILEELRIGADRAELAYRITADKQPARRTRS, encoded by the coding sequence ATGACAGAGATCCAGCGCCCCGGAGCCCTGTACCAACAGGTCGCCGCCGCCATCCGCGAAGCGATCCTGTCCGGAGAGTTCGCGCCCGCTTCTCTGCTGCCATCCGAGGCACAGCTCATGGCCCGCTATCAGGTCTCGCGCCCGACTGTCCGCAACGCCATCGCGGCTCTGCGCGCGGAGGGCCTGATCGACGTCCGGCACGGCAAGGGCAGTTTCGTACGCTCCGAGCCCCAACCCGTCGTCAGCCTCTCGGGGCATGTAGGACGAACGCCCGAGGCGCGTTTCGTGCTGCACGGTGTGGCCACGTGGGAGCAGGCCGAAGAACCAAGCACCTACCGCACGCACGCCACCGAAGCCACAGCACACCTGCTGGAACTCGAAGCCGAGGAAGCACTCTTCGGCTGTGACCGGCTTCTGACCGACCCCGCCACCGGAACCCGAGCCATGCACCGCACCCTGATCCCATTCGCGACGGCGGATGCAGTCCCCGACCTCGCGGAAGCACCGGAGACCGAACCCGCGACCGTGTACGCGATGCTGGCGAAGGTCGGACACGAGCTGTGGTGGTCCGAGACAGTCCGCGCCCGCATGCCACTTCCCGACGAGCGCACCGCGTTGCGGCTGCCCGATGCGACCCCGGTCCTGCATCTGTCACGAGTCACGTGCGGCACCGACGACACCCCGCTGATCCTCGAAGAACTCCGCATCGGCGCAGACCGTGCCGAACTTGCCTACCGGATCACCGCCGACAAACAGCCCGCCCGGCGCACCCGCAGCTGA